One Cardinium endosymbiont cEper1 of Encarsia pergandiella genomic region harbors:
- the ftsA gene encoding cell division protein FtsA translates to MSEIIASLDIGTSKVCVVIGAQSQYDPNKLEVLGIGSAVADGIVRGMIVNIDKAAIAVKQALEAAEEDSGININIVHVNISGKHVTGSCHHGSITRDTIEEEIMVEDIKKLTNDMYRIVPPLGTEIVHAMPQEYTIDYEIVTQDPVGMSGVKLEANFHIITAKTHAIQNIHKCIKKAGVEAEIVMASVLAASLAILSDEEKEAGVCLIDFGSSMISIVIFFDAIIRYTATIPLGGHMITSDIQQSCMVMERQAELLKVKFGSIGSNVLTTQSVVTIPGLRNRRPKEIITTNLVKIIEARVEEIATFIHEEILHSGFYDKLVAGIVVTGGSANLPAIPAILQQVTGLDTRLGFPDEYLEAGSSKKLRDPSYATAIGLTLAGFKALDYREAYYRAAKSADLNATKKNVKKGKKSNFSFARILTKTKAFLVDDYDEN, encoded by the coding sequence ATGTCAGAAATTATCGCTAGTCTTGACATAGGTACTAGTAAAGTTTGTGTAGTTATAGGAGCACAAAGCCAATATGATCCTAATAAACTTGAGGTATTAGGTATCGGAAGTGCTGTCGCAGATGGGATTGTGCGCGGTATGATTGTGAACATTGATAAGGCAGCTATTGCCGTTAAGCAGGCTCTGGAAGCTGCTGAAGAGGACTCTGGTATAAATATTAATATCGTACATGTAAATATTTCTGGAAAACATGTAACAGGATCTTGCCACCATGGTAGCATTACAAGAGATACCATAGAAGAAGAAATTATGGTAGAGGACATCAAAAAGCTTACCAATGATATGTACCGTATTGTCCCCCCTTTAGGTACAGAAATTGTTCATGCTATGCCGCAGGAGTATACCATAGACTATGAAATTGTAACCCAAGATCCAGTAGGTATGTCAGGCGTAAAATTAGAGGCAAATTTCCATATTATTACAGCTAAGACCCACGCCATTCAAAACATACATAAATGTATTAAAAAAGCAGGTGTAGAAGCAGAAATAGTTATGGCTTCTGTCCTAGCCGCTAGTTTGGCTATATTGAGTGATGAAGAAAAAGAAGCAGGCGTTTGTTTGATTGATTTCGGAAGCAGTATGATTAGCATCGTAATCTTTTTTGATGCCATCATTCGGTATACCGCTACCATTCCATTAGGAGGACATATGATTACTTCAGATATACAACAAAGTTGTATGGTTATGGAACGGCAAGCAGAGTTATTAAAAGTAAAATTTGGTAGCATTGGATCCAATGTTTTGACTACCCAATCAGTAGTAACGATTCCAGGATTGCGCAATCGTAGACCCAAAGAGATCATTACTACTAATTTAGTTAAAATCATAGAGGCCCGTGTAGAAGAAATAGCAACATTTATCCATGAAGAAATTTTGCATTCTGGTTTTTACGATAAGTTGGTAGCTGGTATCGTTGTAACAGGTGGAAGTGCTAATTTACCAGCCATACCAGCCATACTGCAGCAGGTAACTGGATTGGATACACGGTTGGGCTTTCCAGATGAGTATCTAGAAGCAGGCAGTAGCAAAAAATTACGCGACCCTAGCTATGCCACTGCCATTGGATTAACCCTAGCTGGATTTAAAGCATTGGATTATAGAGAAGCCTACTATAGAGCAGCAAAGTCTGCCGACTTGAATGCTACGAAAAAAAATGTTAAAAAAGGAAAAAAAAGCAACTTTTCTTTTGCACGCATTCTTACCAAAACAAAAGCTTTTTTAGTAGACGATTACGATGAAAACTAG
- a CDS encoding Npt1/Npt2 family nucleotide transporter — translation MQTQKKNSTIRQMMFPIHKSELRKFLPMVCIFMLISFCYALTRSLKDMNMLKQTHTTAIYWLKAVATTPSMIVFTILYGKVSRSTGKDGRFNAVMIYFLTFFTFSLFFLLPHKQILQLSNFSKMLEAKFPSFIGLWEAICNWPISLFYIHAEAWGTFALSVSFWTFINEITTIKQAERFYSFLGTFGTIGSILAGFILKLDNVRTNFDQSLKFVIIAIVLILIIYNYFTADIKAHPAYYQIEEKPKKVKVKMSFVDSMKFLARSKYLMLLSVLVISYGLVIALFEAVEKAQVKKYLVMIGDDTILASIYSNREIAVGVISILVNLFFATPILKRGWRFAASVTPLIALVMTVLFFTFLRFGTVLDDCFASFHLNALYLSVQIGLYNVVLIKSVKYVLFDPTKEAIYIPLDEETKVRGKAAVDGVGARLGKSLASVLISSMSTLFGGGDIANIRTPIVLIIIMVIIVWLVAVRALGKLKVATEEKYEAEFLGVKKVPVSK, via the coding sequence ATGCAGACACAAAAAAAGAATAGTACCATACGTCAAATGATGTTTCCCATTCACAAAAGTGAACTGCGTAAATTTTTACCAATGGTCTGTATATTTATGCTTATATCTTTCTGTTATGCTCTTACACGTTCCCTTAAAGATATGAATATGCTTAAGCAAACGCATACTACGGCCATTTACTGGTTAAAAGCAGTAGCCACTACACCTAGTATGATTGTTTTTACCATTCTTTATGGAAAAGTGAGTCGTTCTACAGGAAAAGATGGTAGGTTTAATGCAGTTATGATTTATTTTCTTACTTTTTTTACCTTTTCATTATTCTTTTTACTGCCGCACAAACAAATATTGCAGTTAAGTAATTTTTCTAAAATGCTTGAAGCAAAATTTCCCAGCTTTATAGGACTATGGGAAGCTATTTGCAATTGGCCTATTTCTTTGTTCTATATTCATGCTGAGGCTTGGGGAACTTTTGCATTAAGTGTATCATTTTGGACTTTTATCAATGAAATTACTACTATAAAGCAAGCTGAACGGTTTTATAGCTTTTTAGGCACTTTTGGTACCATTGGTAGCATCTTAGCTGGATTTATTCTTAAGTTGGATAATGTGCGTACCAATTTTGATCAAAGCTTAAAATTTGTGATTATAGCTATTGTTTTGATTCTGATCATTTACAACTATTTTACCGCAGATATAAAAGCACATCCAGCCTACTATCAGATAGAAGAAAAACCTAAAAAAGTAAAAGTAAAAATGTCCTTTGTAGACTCTATGAAGTTTCTAGCACGGTCTAAGTACTTAATGTTGCTTTCCGTATTGGTAATCAGTTATGGATTAGTGATTGCTCTTTTTGAGGCTGTAGAAAAAGCCCAAGTTAAAAAATATTTGGTAATGATTGGAGATGATACCATTTTAGCAAGTATATATTCTAACCGAGAAATTGCAGTAGGTGTAATTTCTATTTTAGTAAATTTGTTCTTTGCTACACCTATACTAAAAAGAGGATGGCGTTTTGCTGCATCTGTTACGCCCCTGATTGCACTGGTGATGACGGTTTTATTTTTTACCTTCTTGCGCTTTGGCACTGTTTTAGATGATTGTTTTGCAAGTTTTCATCTCAATGCCTTGTATCTCTCTGTCCAAATAGGACTTTACAATGTCGTTTTGATTAAATCAGTTAAGTATGTCCTTTTTGATCCAACTAAAGAAGCGATCTATATTCCACTAGATGAAGAAACTAAAGTACGTGGTAAAGCAGCGGTAGATGGTGTAGGCGCCCGTTTGGGAAAGAGTTTAGCATCTGTACTGATTTCCAGTATGTCTACATTATTTGGTGGTGGAGATATTGCCAATATTCGTACGCCCATTGTGTTGATCATTATAATGGTGATTATAGTTTGGTTGGTAGCGGTCCGTGCTTTAGGAAAATTAAAAGTAGCAACTGAAGAAAAATATGAAGCGGAATTTCTAGGTGTCAAAAAGGTGCCAGTAAGTAAGTAA
- a CDS encoding Npt1/Npt2 family nucleotide transporter gives MTTKKEFGNIRGTMFPIHKSELRKFLPMAFMFILISFCYSLTRSLKDMNMMKEANTTAIYWLKAVAITPSMIFFTVLYGTVSRSTGRDGRFNAVMIYFFSFFTFSLLFLLPQKETLQLNTFSKMMEAKWPNLIGLWGAICHWPISLFYIHAEAWGTFALSVVFWTFVNEITGVNQAKRFYSLLSISGAIGSILAGSILKLDSVRTNFDQSLQFVIIAIVLILIVYNYFTSDIKANPTYYQIEKKPKKIKVKMSFMESISFLAKSRYLTLISILVIGYGLMIALFEAVQKAQVQKYVQIIGDDTIYAAIYAQQQTAVGIIAIVVALFLATPILKKGWRFAASVTPITALVMTLLFFAFLRFGSALDEFLKSIHVTALYMSVQIGIYNVVLIKSVKYVLFDPTKEAVYIPLDEETKVRGKAAVDGVGARLGKSLASVLITAMSTLFGGGGIENIRTPIVLIIIAVIILWLLALRTLGKLKVAAEEKHKAELEEINKVVVTN, from the coding sequence ATGACCACAAAAAAAGAATTTGGTAATATACGTGGGACTATGTTTCCCATTCATAAAAGTGAGCTACGTAAATTTTTGCCAATGGCCTTTATGTTTATTCTTATATCTTTTTGTTATTCGCTTACCCGCTCCCTTAAGGATATGAATATGATGAAAGAAGCCAATACTACCGCTATTTACTGGCTAAAAGCAGTAGCCATTACCCCTAGTATGATTTTTTTTACTGTTCTTTATGGAACAGTTAGCCGTTCTACAGGAAGGGATGGTAGGTTTAATGCAGTTATGATCTATTTTTTTAGTTTTTTTACCTTTTCACTGCTTTTTTTACTTCCACAAAAAGAGACTTTGCAACTCAATACTTTCTCTAAAATGATGGAAGCAAAATGGCCAAACCTTATAGGGTTATGGGGAGCCATTTGCCATTGGCCCATTTCTTTGTTTTATATTCATGCTGAGGCTTGGGGAACTTTTGCACTAAGTGTAGTATTTTGGACTTTTGTAAATGAGATTACTGGTGTAAATCAAGCTAAACGTTTTTATAGTCTTTTAAGTATATCTGGTGCTATTGGTAGTATCCTAGCTGGATCGATTCTTAAACTGGATAGTGTTCGTACCAATTTCGATCAAAGTTTACAATTTGTAATTATAGCTATTGTTTTGATTTTGATCGTATACAACTATTTTACTTCAGATATAAAAGCTAATCCAACCTATTACCAAATTGAAAAAAAACCTAAAAAAATAAAGGTAAAAATGTCCTTTATGGAGTCTATAAGCTTCTTAGCGAAGTCCAGGTATCTGACATTGATTTCGATATTGGTAATCGGTTACGGGTTAATGATTGCGCTTTTTGAAGCGGTACAAAAAGCCCAAGTTCAAAAATATGTACAAATAATTGGTGACGATACCATTTATGCAGCAATATATGCGCAACAGCAAACTGCAGTAGGTATTATTGCAATTGTAGTAGCACTGTTTCTTGCTACACCTATACTAAAAAAAGGATGGAGGTTTGCCGCATCTGTTACACCAATTACTGCATTGGTGATGACACTTTTATTTTTTGCCTTTCTTCGTTTTGGTAGTGCTTTAGATGAATTTTTGAAAAGTATCCACGTAACCGCTTTGTATATGTCTGTTCAGATAGGCATTTATAACGTCGTTTTAATTAAGTCTGTCAAATATGTTCTTTTTGATCCAACTAAAGAAGCGGTCTATATTCCACTAGATGAAGAAACCAAGGTCCGTGGTAAAGCAGCTGTAGATGGTGTAGGTGCTCGTTTGGGAAAAAGCTTGGCATCTGTATTGATTACCGCTATGTCTACATTATTTGGTGGGGGGGGAATTGAGAATATTCGTACACCTATTGTACTGATTATCATAGCTGTGATTATACTTTGGTTGCTAGCTCTTCGTACTTTAGGAAAATTAAAAGTAGCAGCTGAGGAAAAACATAAAGCAGAACTTGAAGAGATTAATAAAGTAGTCGTAACCAACTAG
- a CDS encoding peroxiredoxin — MHLLGKKAPVFKAPAVIDGKNVTANFSLEQFLGKKEVLFFFYPKDFTFVCPTELLSFQRHLPQFIERNVALVGCSTDTEETHTAWLRTPKTQGGIVGVTYPLVADTSKTIAANYGVLGGDWSYNEDNQLTFTGIPIAYRGTFLIDKEGIIRYMAIHDLPLGRNINEILRVIDMWQHVIQFGEICPANWAKGNIAIQATPESVSNYLTLNTEL; from the coding sequence GTGCATTTACTAGGAAAAAAGGCCCCTGTTTTTAAGGCGCCTGCTGTTATAGATGGTAAAAATGTTACAGCTAACTTTTCACTGGAGCAGTTTTTAGGAAAAAAAGAAGTGCTGTTTTTCTTTTATCCCAAAGATTTTACTTTCGTTTGTCCAACTGAATTATTGTCCTTTCAACGCCATTTACCCCAATTTATAGAACGCAATGTAGCGCTGGTAGGTTGCTCCACTGACACAGAAGAAACCCATACTGCTTGGTTGCGTACCCCTAAGACACAAGGAGGTATTGTGGGCGTAACCTATCCATTGGTTGCAGATACCAGTAAGACGATTGCTGCCAACTACGGTGTCTTAGGAGGTGACTGGAGCTATAATGAAGATAACCAATTAACTTTCACAGGTATTCCTATAGCCTATAGAGGAACTTTTTTAATTGATAAAGAAGGTATCATACGTTATATGGCCATTCATGATTTGCCGTTAGGTAGAAATATCAATGAAATACTACGTGTTATTGATATGTGGCAACATGTCATTCAATTTGGTGAAATTTGCCCAGCCAATTGGGCAAAAGGCAATATAGCCATACAGGCTACTCCTGAAAGCGTGTCTAACTATTTAACCCTAAATACAGAGCTATGA